GTGTGAATGACAGCAGACCAAAGCTGAGGGCTTGCTGCGTGGGCAGCAAAGGACGGCCCAGCCATTCCCTTTTCaaatgcaggggagaggaagagagcccctccatcagcacaggaacgcgtgccagggcagcaccagaGGCACGCGTGCGGAGGCCGAGGGCAGGACTGGGAGGGAGTCTGAGAGACCCACTctgccacagctttgctcttggaCCCCGTGAAGCGTTGAAGCTCCCCCACTTTGGAGAGCAGCGCCTGGAGCACAGGCTCCTCTGGGGAGCGCTACAGACAAGCGCAGGGCAAGGAGACTGGGCTGCTTGTGTCCATACCAGAGCTTTTCAGGGCCCAGTCAGACATCTCGACATAGACTTCCAAAGCCGTCTTGGACGCTGCCTGGTTCACTTCCTGACCTTCCTGGGAACGCTGCCataaaggaacacagaaaaggacCGCATCAGCGGGCAGTTCAGCGTGGCTACTAGCGCCCGCGGAGGCAAAGGGTCAGCGTCAGAAATGCAAGGCAAGCCTTGTCCACGGAGATGCAAGACTCTCTGCTGCTGACATGAGCCGCGAGGACTGAGGAACAGTATCTGTGGCCGTGGCCCCGAGGTGGGTTGACGAGGGTCCCCACACCCTCGTCCCCACCCTCCACGCTCTCCAGGTCAGCCGGGAGCCGGGCTCAGGCCCTGCAAGCGATGGCTGGCCCCGTGAGCGTGCCTGGGTCTCACCACTGCCTCAggggcccggccagagcagccagaggcaatgctgtgccaagggaaggctgtcgggagttctccgctgcctgaaggggcccggccagagcagccagaggcaatggtgtgccaagggaaggctgtcgggagttctccgctgcctgaaggggcccggccagagcagccagaggcaatggtgtgccaagggaaggctgtcgggagttCTCCGCTGCCTGAAGCGGCCCGGTTAgactggggctggagaagggcctGTGCAGTGCAGAAGCTCACCCAGCAAAGCCCCTGGGGTAAAGGCTGGGTTGCTGCAGTCAGCAGTCCGACCCCACCAACAACCCCACGGAGTACCTTCTCGGGGGGTTCTGCCCAGCCAAGCCTCCTTCCCCAAAACGCAGGCTCACCTTCTTGGCACTGCTGATCTCCGCCCTCAGTTGAGCCACCTCCTCCAGAAGAAgctgcatcttctggttttgctccgcCAACAAAGCGCACAAGTGCCTgcaggaacaagaaagcagaTCTTGTCAGAGAGCAGCCCATCCCCTCTGGGGGGGTGTCTgagctcagcaaggaggagagacacaggtgctttccctgctttgcgagtgcttcccttctgcaccaggttgagcaaaaggcaaaggcaggggggaagcacGGGAGCCCTGGCTGTTAGGAAAATGAGTGCAGCTAGCACGAGGTCGGCTGACGCTTCtgcacagagccagttccagctcaggCAACATCTCTTACCGCTGCATCTTCCATTCTGCTGCAGACTCACACGTCAgctcctgaaagggaaaaacGCTCCGTTAGAGCATCCACTACCAGAGCTGCCGGGGCTTCCCAGGAGAGGCTTCCCTAGGAAGACAcggcacaagctgctgcttctttgggtcACCCTGCATGGAAGCAGAAGAGCCCGTGATTTATCCAGCCACTGTCAGCAACGCTCCCTTGCAGGAGGTGCCCGTCCCACAAGAGTCACCGACCTCCATCAGTCCCTTGGCCCGCATGGTCCACAGTGGCAGTGAGGTCCTGCAGTAAACGCCAGCTGCAATTCACATCACCAAGAGACGGTTATCTGACTAGGGTTGCCAGCGATCCCTGcagtccccttgtctcctccctgttgcCTTGGGGGGTGGGGCAGCAGGTTAGCTGAGGAGGTGGGGAACGTGGGGTGCAGAGAGAGGACGCGCCTCTGACTGGGGGTCATCAGCCCAGGCTTGAGGGCACTGCGCAGGCGTGATCTTCAGGTGTGCTCGGTGCCCCAGAGctattccccatctcccctcacTGCTTCAGCGAGCACCAAGACCAGGCTGCATGGGCTAGGAGAGGTACCTCTCCGTCGGCCCCCCTGCATGGCCCCTCCCCTCTGGGAATCCCCAGTTTGGGCTTGGAAACCTACACCCTTCTCTCGCAGACTTGCAGACTAAGCAAGCCATTCGGACCAGcggccagagcagcagcacggctgggAGACTGCCAGTCTTCCTGGTAGTCCGAAAGCCGGTCCCAGTCAAGGACATACTCACGAAGCACTTGGGCCACGGGAGTTTCCGCCCATACTGGCCCAAAAGGAAAGCTGGCCAGCTGAAAGCTGgcatccagcacagccaggctgtcgCTCTCGGGTGTTTGCCCATGGGAACTCACCAAGAGCCACTGGGAGCAACAAGATGACAACTTTCAAGAACCTCTTCTGTAGGGCCATCTTTtgcctggaaaagagggagtcctGTGGCTGTCAATGACCCAAGTCTCGGGCGAGCCCCTGCACAGGTAGATTTCCCTTTTCAGGCCAAAAAGCCACCGTTCTGGAAGCCTGCTGCTGACAGGAGAGCTGACAGAGCAGCGCCCAGGAGGAACACGATTTCTGTCCACACCGTTCAACACTGCCGGCAGATCTTCCCCAAAGGGCGGGCTCCAGGAGCACCTTCCGAAAGGGAATGCAAATGATCCCGGGAGGTAAAGAGGTCGAGCAAATGAAGacctgcttttcagcttctcagcagtCTTTCTGGTGTGGACCCCGCTCTCTCTTTGGCTGAGAAAGCACGCCTGTTCTCACTTGCGATCACACCGATCTCTCTCAGGGCTGTTTTGCCGCACAGCGGGGAAGCACAGGAGCCTTGTCTGGCTTTCCTCCCAGAGCCCTCCCCGACCCACACGGtctcttgctggagctggggaaaacccTTCCCTGCAGAGGCTTGGCTCCGCACCCGAGCGTCCGGCTACGTGGCAGTTTGTCCTACCGCAGCCAAAGTTTGGGGCTCCAGCAAATGCGTGGGAGTGAGACTGCCGAGGGGCTTTGCTCTTGGCCACAGCACGAGCAGCGCCCGAgtgggagccccagctgctggctgggcaacaccctctgccctccccttgcctTGCACTGACCCTCCCCTTGGCTTGCACTGACCCTCAGacatcccctttctccccccgtccACAGCAGAAACATGTAGTACGTACACGGCGAAGACGCGTGTGCTCAGCACGTGTCTCCACAGGGAGACAAGGGCACCTGCCGGCTGGCAAGCAAGGCTGAAGGCCGTCCCTGGGcaaagaaaccagacaaaagtTAGGCCTGTCTCTTGAGGTCTCTTCACTAGGATGCCCAGCCACACGTGTTGCAGCTCCCTGTGGGGAGGCGGGCACCGAGTCCTACCCACTCCctccctggggcaaagagcagcagggcagcctgcacTTCTCCTGCCACTTGTGACATCTGGCCAGAGCTctggcacactgcagctctccaagttCACCCCAGAGGACTTCGcggcaagcagcagtgctgagcttaCTTGCAATTTCTGTGGCCTTGTCGCGCCACTTGGCAGGCCCTTGAATGGCTGAGCCGGCAGCTGGCATCGAAGGCAGGGTCAGCACCTCCATCTCTATGCAGAGGttactgtgggaggaaaaagacaaatgccgGTTGCCCACCGTCCCCACGCCACGGGAGCCGAGGTGGGCTCAGGAGTAGCCTGAGCGGAGGCCCTTGCCAGAGGACGGGCCGTCCCAGCAGCAGCGAgagagggcagcacagctgggctgcttctaggggtcccctcctctcctttccccatcctttgCTTTACAGGCCTGCAGcgggagaagaggaagcaagctGGCAGCGGCAGTCCCCCGCCTTGGGAAGCCGACCCGGCAGCACAGCCCGATTCCCACcccgtccctccctgctccctgggccCTGGCACTAACCCGCCCCTTGGCAGGCACCTCTCAGTGGCCGttcggggagggggcacaggctgctgtcccccactgcggccccccacttcttccctgggcactgccggtctcccagcccctctcctctctgcacagctgcccccctcagccaggcaggactgtgcCTCAGCGTCCCGAGGGGGCCAGTCTCAGGTCCCAGGGGCTTGGCCCCCCCCGCGCAGcaaaatctccctgtgctgctagcAGGGCTGCGCTCCGACCCCTGCAGCACGAGGCTACCGCCTCCCCAAAAGCCCCTGCCGCACCCTGGCTTTTGGCCGGGAGAGCGAGCCGGGCTTTCAGCCCAGACCCATCCCCACAGAAGGGGGGCTTTGCAAGCCACGGGGCTCTTCAGAAAACCTCTGTCGGCTTCCCCATGCTTCCCCACTGACCGTGCTAGGCCACGTCCGTGCTACCACCCTAACCTGAagccccgggcaggagcagcccacttCGTACCTACTCGTCTGGCAGCggctcggccccgctgcctctcctgccgGCTGTTGGTCGGCCTCATTCCCCAAGGAGCCTTCGGAGGCCCCTTGGCGTCTTCTCTGGGGGGCCTTTCTCCTCGCCATCCCTGGGCAAAGGCAGGCTCCCcgctcagctcttcctcctcctcagccccagcagtgcgGCCTGTCCGGGCAAAACCAGCGCCggtggcagcagccccacgctgccccccAGCAGGAGTGCGCCTGCCCAGGGCAACAGCCACACGGCAGCTGTGGGATCCTTCCTGGCCCGCCACAGGGCTGTGTGGGCGGCCAGCTCTGACCTCACAGTGGCAGTGGCTCTGACGTCAcaatggggctccccagggctgagcagggcagggagacccCGTGGTCTCCCCTGGGGCAAGACGGCTGCGGCCCTCCTGGGCGGTGGGAGCCCATGCCTGTGGGCCCCCCCGAACCCTGCCACGCTCCCCTGCCGGGTCtggctgcctggcctggcctggcctgccgGGGAGGGTTCCAGCTCTCCCGGGCATCCTCGGGTAACCAGAAAGGGCGCTGGAAAGGGGACTTTGCTCTCGCCCCATGCTTCCGGCGGCGTTTCTCCCCTTGCAACCGTTTCGTGCGCCAAGGAGAAAAACCCAATAGCCCAGATGTGCTGTCAGGGGCCCAGCGGTACGTCTTGGTTAACAAGGACCGTTTTGTTTCTCGCCCTTGCTGATTCTGGCTTGACTTCCCTCGTTTGAAATAGGAGTGGGCTCCTTCCTTGTCTCACGAGGGCCCAGGAGGGTCCCTGCGCAGGGCCACGGGCTGCGCTGGGACCACTGGGCAGCGCGGCCTGTACCAGGGTCCCAGCATGGCAGCACGGGGACACAGGGCGCATGGAGCACAGCCCCGCCATGTCCCCCCTCACTGGCCGGTGGGAGTCCCACGCCGGTGCAGGCCCAAGCTGCGCtggggcggtgcggggctgcaGCTTACCCAGCCATGCCACCCGCTTTTGCAGGGGAGCACGAGGTGCCCGTTTCCCCATGGGCAGCCCAGGCCTGCCCGGACCCCTGGGCCGCCCCCGTGCAGTGGGCcgtccaggcagcagagctgccagtgccaTTGATGGCAGGagggccctggcagcaaagggcgCCTGGGGGCCTTGCGGCAGGCTGGGCGGCTCTCGCACTCGGGCAGTTGGGCGGTATTTGGGTGTGATCCTCTGGGTAGGAACGGGCTTCCCTTGTCCAGCTCTGGAAGGGGGTTCCTGTGGGATCGGGCAGCGATGGCAGCATCCCGCCTGGGGCTGGGCCCCTCAGGCTCCACATTGACACGGGGGGACTCCGCCTCCCACGGTGGCCTGTGGGCAACTGCCCAGGGCCACCGTGCCCCCTTCTCCTCAACAAGATGCACAACAGCTCCTCTGGGCTGACCTAGAGACCCCAGTGGCTTCTCTGGGATGACCCAGCAACCCTACTAACCTCACGTGACAACTACAATTgctaccgaaaaagccggtcgaagaaactctctaaggctcagttttggagtcttagaaagcaggcattctttattgcagcgctggatgcacggggcatAGCTCCTCCTTGCGTGCATACCGTTAcccacagcaagcaaagcttatattgttctaatatatacatattcattacatttccccaAACTGTTGTACCTATTCAtgtaatttcccagaaattatttacatagtgtccgccctttggGGCATGCGctattaaatgggtcggtggtcttttggggtctttgaaaccctctggtggtcattttcttggtgtccgctaattgaactCTCTCTTAAGGCACGCGCAGTGCGGGTCATCTCAGgggtggttcatctcttcttcctagttagctggccctggcaggttttaatcacaaagctcagcagaacttaaggcttctcatctatttgtgcatactgttaacaaacctcaaggttttcttacataccaaaagcttcaaagtcgctcaagcaagcacaaattaaaagcgctacaaaatacaatggagtctttcaGCTCCAGCCTTCATTCAAGGCATCACAATAGCACCCTGGCAcgcccacccaccagccccacctctCAGGAACCCCTTGGGATCCTCCGACAACACCCAGGGAATGCTCCCGCTACCCTGACGCCCTCCCAATACTACATGCTGTTAGACAGCCGCCAGGAACGTGGGCTGCtaaccctccccatccctgcaatcCTTTGGACGAGCTTTCCGAGTGGACAGCGAGACTGGCTGCCCGGGATGTCCGTAATGGAGAAGGCGCCACACCCCCGGACACGATGTCCCCAGTAGCAACAGCGGGAGGGAAAACCAAAGTGTTGCAGCGCCTGGGGGACCAAAGAGCCTAACCTTATGCAACCCAACCCTAACCTGGGTGGAGCCCACGACGGGAACACCTCAAGGGCTGCAGAACTGGACAGCCTTTCTGGGAGCCCCAGAGACGGTGATCCGTCAAAAGGAGCGACAGGTCAGGGTCGTCCAAATGCCACGGGGAGGTCAGAATAACACGGGGCAAAACGCTCGAAAATTCCCCGTCGACACTTATCAATGTGACACAAAAGGACCCCCGACAGAGAGTGGCGAGATCTAGAACGGGGACGTTCATGGGCTGAGGAATGGGCTTTCCGACAGGCCAGTCAGACAGGCTCCCCACACCCGTTTTACAGAAACGACGGGTTCACCGACAAACCAACAGCCCGGATGCCGGGAAGGTGCTAGGCCAAACCGTTCCGTCTGCTCCTCCGGCCCCGCTGTCGGGAAAGTGAGGGAGGAGCTGCCaacccccggcccggggagccccgAAGAGCTGTCCCAATGTTATCTACGCAAGTAGAGGGTTAAAAATTgatgaagaatttagtgaagttagATGTCGCACAcactaagaaaaccaaataggTGCACAATGTCTAGGATCAGGGTGACCGTCCCTGAGGTTGTTAGAAGCCATGAGTTAGAGAACTTCTCATGAGGAGTTGGCTATCCTTGAAGAAGGaacatcctggaaaatatgtcagctGTACCTATTCTAATTATCAGGTTTATactttgtgaaatgtgttcacctgattcgtgtcaatataaaacaatgctagagtcgcatagtaaaatgtgaccctcgctgaatttataatctttaaccactttgtcggtctttgtataaccgcagaccgaggggaaacagatagcatgtatatagttctttttttgctagctcaaaactggttttgagctgattaactacacagtgttaagcaagagatcttaagggagaactgaggcatttgtcatggtgttgaacgatgttgtgaacggggtgacccttggtatgtgtgagtatggggtgtattgagataactgtgtataagcaatttgttatatgcatttgttaaaagggaagtgtctgctatgtcttgctgttgaacttgtttgggttttggtagccacagctggtattgtgcagggtgtcggctgttacacaagatgtctgctgttgtgcctgagcagtgggggagcctggtcggagatgcattgcctggaggaccccctggttgctggggagagtttgaaaagatacaaaaagaactactgcacctgcgcagccaggaggtggaaagttttttagggagaacacgcctattatgaatatgtaactaatgctagactgtaaaagaagctgtgttgtttttcacagcacgcgtcttggtagagcagaggctcccggcgcgcccagcgctgtttgcttgcctttattcatttaataaattgtaaactttaattaaaatccggtttgggactaaatcatttatcacatacTTCGTTTTGGATAGTCAGCTAAACTGGGTCCTTAAGCAAACTACCCTCAttgtaatgctgaaaatgacaCCCACTGGGCAGGAGACCCCGGCCCAGGCGGAGACCCTTACTCACAGAGCACGCGTAGTAAGAGTAAAGATTGTGTAACCATATGCAACTTACTAACCGATGGGCATTAGAGGGCAGTCTGAGGAAACCTACCAACTGATAAGGATGTATATAAAAGGAACTCTGGAGAATCCCCAGgcgtgctagctttgtggagctaccacctagcacccaaacTTGCACAGCTTTGTAATCAACAATATCTCGTCTCTGTGCGTGAGactggctcattgcacaccgCGTACCGACACCCCCTTTGGGGACGACACCAAGGCTCGAGGCTCGGGGCTCGGCCCGCAACCCGCGCCTGCAGGCTGCCCAGTTGCAacgccagcggggccggggcggggcggggtggggcggggccagagaagggctctgcagtggctggCGGGGGGCCCTGCCTGTCACCGCCTGGCGGGCGCCATTGGCCGAGAAGCCCGGACGAGGGTGGGCGGGCTCCTGGgagagctcctgcagagccggCTCTGGGGGCGGGTGGCAGTCTCCCTGCTCGTAACGGAAGCCGGGTCCTTCTGCCTGCCCGAGGCTGGTGCTCCTTGCGGAGCCTCCTCGCTAGGTTAAGTCTTAGGAATGCTTAATATCGCCCTCTGTTTTAGGAAACAATCACGTTCTGACCTTTTCCACACACTCCCGCCCGCCCCCCAATGGACCTTCTTgcgcaccccactttggagacaggTCTTCTACGCCGATCTCAATTGCCAcatcttcttcttttgttttatttcccccccgcccccgtttttCTTCGCTTTTTTAcgtctgtcttgctttttcttcttgggttgCGGCTGAGGCTTTCTAGTTTGCCATCTTCCCGTGAACCTGCACTCGATAAATGCAGGTGTACGCTGGGTTTCCCCAGTTGCTCTTCACGAGAAGTTTGATATATGAAAAGGCTCTGGGAAGCGGTGCGTCCTgcgaagaaaagagggaaaaggaaacggGGACGTTAAGAGCGACAATGCAACCAACGTatctccccctgccagccctgctcctgctcaggaggAAGCTCTTGGAAGCGGCTGTGGAAATGTGAGGCTCGCTGCTGGCaccggggctgctgggcaggctggggagacggggagggggaaggcacctggctggcatcctctgcatgccggcccggctggggctgcgtctcccttccctctgccccttccctctgctgcttgctctgtgctgacaGAGAGGCCGGGGAGGTGCTCCTATGCAGGGGGCAGCCGGCATGCAAGGCCACCAAGCTCccgctgtctgctctgcctgctttcctcccGGCAGGCGTGAGAGCACCGGGAGAGAAGGGGCATGctatgctgggaggagaggacacTGTCCAGCCTGCCAGCAGGCCACAGGATGGAGCGGCGGTGCTGCCCGACGGCTTTCGCCGCCAGGCGTCCATTTCTCCACGGCACAAAGCCGTTGCTTGGGTGGAGTGGCCGcgtgtgcagctggctctgctgaaggcagtgggtGCAGCCAGGGATCTCTCAGGACTCGTGCTCCCACgggcctggccctgccctgcccttgctaTCCTTTTGCTGCCACCACCGCGTGCTACTCAGCCCTCCCAACCCCGCCGGGTCTCTCTCAGCGGTGGTCCgggcccctctgcccagggagaaAGCATTCACTCTCTTCCTGCCATGGACTTGCAGGCAAACCTGTTTTGCTCTTGTCCCCGTGCCTGGACCCTACCTTCAGAGGGAAGGTCTGAGTGGCCTCTTTTTCCATGTTGTACGTGAACGTCCCAAGGAGAGTTTCCTCTTCTCCGTCCGCATCCACTCCCTCGGGGGCAAAGCACAAGGAGAGCAGCTCAGACTCATCCCGACAAAGAGGGAACGTACGCGCTGGATCGGCCCTGTtatctgcccagcctctcctgcggCTCTAGCAGTAGTCTAGCACTGGTTAGGGCGCAGCTCAGTCTCTGCCTTGAGTTTTGGTCAAGAACCCCCAGGTGCTTGGCCAGAACAAGTCTTAAGAGGGATGAAACCTCTAGAGCCTTTGAAGTATCCCGCTGGGGCACTGCAGTGCTCAGGAGAGAGCAGGACACAAAGCTCCGCGGATGCACACAAGCAAGCAAGACCCGGTCATGGCTTTTCCCCGGGGCCAGATCCCCACCAGAAGCGCCCAGCAGAGACTTACAAAGACAGCAACGTCTCTGGGCGCGCTGGTGACGGTCCCAGATGGAGAGACCTCTTTGTAGATGTGCTGCATCGTGACGGCGGTCAGGTGGACTCGTGCTGGCAACCTGATGACCACCTGGCCCTGAGGCCCTTGTAAAGGCCAGCAGTCTCCTGGGGAAAGATCCGGCTGCAACCAGAACGCGAGAGCGATGAAGGGTGAGAGAGTGTTGGGGCCAACACAGCTGCCCACGTAGCTTGAAGCTTAGGCACCGGTGCGTCTGTGGGGTCTATTTCAGCTCGAAAGTGAGGCGCCTGTGAGGAAATGGACAAAGGCAGGaggccttcttccctgcctgacaAAGGGGGCTCTCAGTATTATGGCGCAGAGGAGAATACCGCTTAGGAAACCATCCTAGTCAGGGCCGAGCAGAAACACGTCTCTGCCCAGTGGCTCTGCAGggcaccccccacctcccgcctcccACCCCTGAAAAGGCGCTGTTAGGGATGAGTGTGGAAACGGGGTCACCAGGGAGAAGCTCTTtcactcagctgtggcagaggactatgggtgagatgcagcagttcagctcagttcagctCTGTTCCCCTCCTGAGGGGAaccactgatttctttctagCAAGCCCAGCCCTGTGTTTGAGCTTTGGTTTCAGGAACCTGATCAACACGCTGAGCTTGAGCAGTACCACTGGACTGAGGGGAAAGCCCCTGAGGTTGGTCCCCAActtcacaggaaggaaggaaggaaggaaggaagggaggaagggaggaaggaagggaaaaggaaggaaaccagcacTGATGATTTCTGCTACGATACCTGCAAGATAGTATCAGGAGGGTTGGCAGGGCGAAAGAACCATAAAACCCTGCAGCCCCAATTCTCTTTGCAGTTGTAGGTCTCAGAAGTTCTCTGCATGTCGATGGTGGCACctgtaaggaagggagagcaggtgaCTGCAAGAGGCCACAGACGAGGAGGACTTGGTGCTCAGACACTATTTGTGCCGCCGCCGGCCAGCTCCACGTCTGTCAGTCACCACGCTGGTGGGGGTGCCCAGCTGCGCAGGGGAACGACGGCATCCACGTGCCTGGTGACTTCTTCTCTCACAGTGCCACGAGGAGAAGGTCTGAGGGGTCTGGGAGACAGCAGGTGCCCGTGTGAATGACAGCAGACCAAAGCTGAGGGCTTGCTGCGTGGGCAGCAAAGGACGGCCCAGCCATTCCCTTTTCaaatgcaggggagaggaagagagcccctccatcagcacaggaacgcgtgccagggcagcaccagaGGCACGCGTGCGGAGGCCGAGGGCAGGACTGGGAGGGAGTCTGAGAGACCCACTctgccacagctttgctcttggaCCCCGTGAAGCGTTGAAGCTCCCCCACTTTGGAGAGCAGCGCCTGGAGCACAGGCTCCTCTGGGGAGCGCTACAGACAAGCGCAGGGCAAGGAGACTGGGCTGCTTGTGTCCATACCAGAGCTTTTCAGGGCCCAGTCAGACATCTCGACATAGACTTCCAAAGCCGTCTTGGACGCTGCCTGGTTCACTTCCTGACCTTCCTGGGAACGCTGCCataaaggaacacagaaaaggacCGCATCAGCGGGCAGTTCAGCGTGGCTACTAGCGCCCGCGGAGGCAAAGGGTCAGCGTCAGAAATGCAAGGCAAGCCTTGTCCACGGAGATGCAAGACTCTCTGCTGCTGACATGAGCCGCGAGGACTGAGGAACAGTATCTGTGGCCGTGGCCCCGAGGTGGGTTGACGAGGGTCCCCACACCCTCGTCCCCACCCTCCACGCTCTCCAGGTCAGCCGGGAGCCGGGCTCAGGCCCTGCAAGCGATGGCTGGCCCCGTGAGCGTGCCTGGGTCTCACCACTGCCTCAggggcccggccagagcagccagaggcaatggtgtgccaagggaaggctgtcgggagttctccgctgcctgaaggggcccggccagagcagccagaggcaatggtgtgccaagggaaggctgtcgggagttTTCCGCTGCCTGAAGCGGCCCGGTTAgactggggctggagaagggcctGTGCAGCGCAGAAGCTCACCCAGCAAAGCCCCTGGGGTAAAGGCTGGGTTGCTGCAGTCAGCAGTCCGACCCCACCAACAACCCCACGGAGTACCTTCTCGGGGGGTTCTGCCCAGCCAAGCCTCCTTCCCCAAAACGCAGGCTCACCTTCTTGGCACTGCTGATCTCCGCCCTCAGTTGAGCCACCTCCTCCAGAAGAAgctgcatcttctggttttgctccgcCAACAAAGCGCACAAGTGCCTgcaggaacaagaaagcagaTCTTGTCAGAGAGCAGCCCATCCCCTCTGGGGGGGTGTCTgagctcagcaaggaggagagacacaggtgctttccctgctttgcgagtgcttcccttctgcaccaggttgagcaaaaggcaaaggcaggggggaagcacGGGAGCCCTGGCTGTTAGGAAAATGAGTGCAGCTAGCACGAGGTCGGCTGACGCTTCtgcacagagccagttccagctcaggCAACATCTCTTACCGCTGCATCTTCCATTCTGCTGCAGACTCACACGTCAgctcctgaaagggaaaaacGCTCCGTTAGAGCATCCACTACCAGAGCTGCCGGGGCTTCCCAGGAGAGGCTTCCCTAGGAAGACAcggcacaagctgctgcttctttgggtcACCCTGCATGGAAGCAGAAGAGCCCGTGATTTATCCAGCCACTGTCAGCAACGCTCCCTTGCAGGAGGTGCCCGTCCCACAAGAGTCACCGACCTCCATCAGTCCCTTGGACCGCATGGTCCAGGTCCACAGTGGCAGTGAGGTCCTGCAGTAAACGCCAGCTGCAATTCACATCACCAAGAGACGGTTATCTGACTAGGGTTGCCAGCGAACCCTGcagtccccttgtctcctccctgttgcCTTGGGGGGTGGGGCAGCAGGTTAGCTGAGGAGGTGGGGAACGTGGGGTGCAGAGAGAGGACGCGCCTCTGACTGGGGGTCATCAGCCCAGGCTTGAGGGCACTGCGCAGGCGTGATCTTCAGGTGTGCTCGGTGCCCCAGAGctattccccatctcccctcacTGCTTCAGCGAGCACCAAGACCAGGCTGCATGGGCTAGGAGAGGTACCTCTC
The Harpia harpyja isolate bHarHar1 chromosome 19, bHarHar1 primary haplotype, whole genome shotgun sequence DNA segment above includes these coding regions:
- the LOC128154222 gene encoding sperm-associated antigen 4 protein-like; translation: MRSKGLMEELTCESAAEWKMQRHLCALLAEQNQKMQLLLEEVAQLRAEISSAKKRSQEGQEVNQAASKTALEVYVEMSDWALKSSGATIDMQRTSETYNCKENWGCRVLWFFRPANPPDTILQPDLSPGDCWPLQGPQGQVVIRLPARVHLTAVTMQHIYKEVSPSGTVTSAPRDVAVFGVDADGEEETLLGTFTYNMEKEATQTFPLKSQLHTRPLHPSNGFVPWRNGRLAAKAVGQHRRSILWPAGRLDSVLSSQHSMPLLSRCSHACREESRQSRQRELGGLACRLPPA